The DNA segment CCTCACGGGCCTTCGGGACCGTTAAGTGCGCGTCCACGAAACGAGGTCGATAGTGATCCTGCGAGTCCGGCGTGCGGGGGCGTTCGCGCTCGTAGGAAGCCTCTCGCTCGCCGCACCCCTTCTCGGTCCGGCGACGTTCGCCCCCTTCGCCGTCGTCGGCGTGCTCGCCGCCGCGGTCGTCGACGACGGCCCGCTGTTCGAGCTGTTCGCCCGTCCCGGCGACCGAGAGGATCGCACCCTCTACGGGCTGGCGGGCTTCGCCTTCGCCGCGACCGGCCTCGCGCTGCTGGTCTCGTTCGGCCTTCCCGTAGAGCTGTTCGCCGCCGCGATCTGCCTGCTCGCCTACGGCAACCTCGCCGAGCAGGCCGTTCGGACCCGAAGCGACGACGATCTGGCGACGACGGTGGGGTTCACCGCGGGGGCGTTTCTCGCCGGCCTCGGCGCCCAACTGGTCGTGACGCCGTTCGCGAACGGGTTCGTCCCGGCCAGCGCCGCGTACCTCGCGGCCTGCGGGGCGCTGATCGCCGCCCTCCTGCGAACGGTGCTGTATCGCCGTGACGACCCGCTCGTCATGCTCACCGCAGGGCTGGTCCTCTGGCTGTTCGCGGGGCTCGGGGTCGCGACGACGCCCGTCGAGATCGCCGTCGCGATCGCGGTCACGGCGCTTCTGGGATACGTCTCCTACGCGCTCGGGACGGCGTCGATCCCCGGGATGGTCACGGGAATGTTGCTCGCGCTCGTCACCATCGTCCTGGGCGGCTACGCGTGGTTCGTCCTGCTGATCGCCTTCTTCGCGATCGGCGGGCTCTCCTCGAAGTTCCGCTACGAGCGAAAACGAGAGCGCGGCGTCGCCGAGGACAACGAGGGCGCCCGCGGCAGCGGCAACGTGCTGGGTAACTCCGCGGTGGCGCTGCTCGCGGTGATCGGCTACGCCGCCACGCCCGAGGCGGTCGCCCTCCCCTCGGCGCTGTTCCTCTTCGCGTTCGTCGGCGCGGTCGCGACCGCGATGGCCGATACGCTCTCGAGCGAGATCGGCGGCGTCTACGACCGTCCCCGACTGATCACGACGCTCAAACCCGTCGCTCCGGGGACCGACGGCGGCGTCACCTGGCAGGGCGAGGTCGCCGGCCTGACGGGCGCACTCGTCGTCGCGCTCCCCACGTGGCTGCTGTTCGAGGCGGTCGGCCCGTTCGGCGCGACGGCCGTCGTGCTCGCCGGAGTGGCGGGGATGACCGCCGACAGCCTGCTCGGGGCGACCGTCGAGAACCGGTGGCTCGACAACCAGGGCGTGAACTTCCTCGCGACGTTCGTCGGGGCGGTCGTCTGCGTCTCGGTCGCGCTCGCGTTCGGACTCCTGGCCTAGCGCTCGCCGCTCAGTTCCGGAGCTCGTCGGCCGTCCGGATCCGGACGCTCGTCGGCCGCTTCGTGAACTGTCCCCGCTCACGGGCGATCACCTGTTCGACCCCGCGTTGGGCCGCGACGTCGAGCACTCGCTGGCTGAGGGGGCCGTCGATCACGACCGCGTACGGCGGCTCGTCGGCCTCGGCGATCGCCTCGAACGTCTCCGAGACGGGCGCGCTGGCGACCTCGTGGAACGTGTCGTCGAGCAGCCGAACCGTCCCGGTCTCCTCGTCGATGACCGCCTGAACGTGGCCGTGGAGGGTCTGCGGTTCGTCGGGATCCGCCTCGGGCTCGGCCGTCGAGTCCGCCTCGACGGGCGGTTCCGCGTCCGACGCCGCGGCCGCCGGGATCGGGTCCGGGTCGCTCGCGTCGGGGCTACCGGCTCCCGACGGCTCTCGCGTCTCGCTCGAGGCGGCGTCGGGAGCGGGTATCGCGCTTCCGTCGGTCGCCGCGACGAACTGCCGTGGCGCGCTCGCGTCAGAGATGGCCGCGTAGGGCACCTTCTCGCGGAGCGCGGCGAACACCTCCTCGCGGCTGAGGTCCTCGACCGACCGTCCGGGCGGAGCGAAGGCGACGGCGTCGATCTCCGCGACCTGTTCGAGCTCCTTCATGATGAGCTCGCCGCCGCGGTCGCCGTCGAGAAAGGCCGTCGCCGTCCGTTCGCGGGTGAGGTCCGCGACCGCCTCGGGGACGTCCGTCCCCTCGACGGCGACCGCGTTCTTGATGCCGTACTTCAGCAGCTGGAGCACGTCCGAACGCCCCTCGACGATGATGATCGCGTCGCCCTCGGCGACGCGCGGCCCGGCCGGGTAGCCCTCGTACTCGGTGACGTCCTCGACGCGAACGCTCTCGCGGACCGACTCGAGCAGTTCGTCGCTCGACATCACGGTGTCGTCGAACGCCGTCGAGAGCAGGTCGCGTGCCCGATCGACGACCTCGCGGCGCGCCGCCGCCCGCACGTCCTCGATGCGGCTCACCTCGACGGTCGACCTGCAGGGGCCGATTCGATCGATCGTCTCGAGCGCCGCTCCGAGCACCGCGGTCTCGACCTTGTCCATGCTGGTCGCGACCGTGACCTCGCCGGCCGATCGACCGCCCTGGCTCGTCACCTCGACGTCGATCCGACCGACCTTCGAGGACTGTTGGAGATCGTGGATGTCGAGGTCGTCCCCGAGCAGCCCCTCGGTCTGGCCGAAGATCGCGCCGACTACGTCACTCCGCTCGACCACCCCGTCGACCGCGATGTCCGCGTGTATCAGGTATTTCGCAGTATCGTTGAGTGTCATTGGTAACTGTCATGACCGTCTCCATGACGCGACTAGTTAGGTGCCGTATCGGGAAAATGATTACCGTCCGGAGCCGTCAGTGGTGCTACGGTGGCGAGTGATCCGGCCGGCGATCGGGACCTGTCCTCGATCCGGAACGTCCGTGAGTCGGGTCCGACGACGGCGGGCCGTCTCTGCCGAGACCACGACCTCCGGGGCGCAGCCGGTAAGCGCGTCGCGGTAGTCGGCGGCGAACGCCGCGAGAGCACGGGGCGGGCGTCCGAGCAGGCGTTCGACGTCGTCGCTCACCCGTCCCACGAACCGCGGTCGCGTCGGGATGGCCGCCGTCGGTATCGTCAGGCCGCCGAGAACCGGGCCTTCTCCGCCCGGGTCGCGAGCGCGAGGAAGGTGATCCAGATCGTCAGCAGCGTCGCGCCGAACGCGGCGACCTGGAACGCCGTCGCGTTGCCCACCATCTCGACCGCCGTCGGATCGGCGAAGGGCAGCGCCGTGTGGTGGGGGCCGCCGACGATCGGAACGAAGTAGTCCACCGTGAGGTCGAAGCTGTACCACGCGAGTGCCGCGGCGATCGCGGGTATCGAGAACTCGCTGTAGCGGTGGATCAGGAAGGCCTGTACGACCATCCCCAGGTGGCTGACTACGAGGAAGGCGTACATCGGGGGTGAGTTGATCGCGAGGAAGGCGTCGTTGAACGCGAGGAGGACGAACGGCGTCCACAGCCCGAGTTTGACGTTGCCGTAGAAGGCGAGCGCGTTCACCAGTTCGCTCGCTCGATCCAGCTTCCAGAGTGCGAGGCTGAGCGCCATGAACAGCGTCGCGAGCGGGCTATCGGGTACCCAGGGCCACATCACGAGAGGCGTGCCCGCGAACTGGAAGCGGTAGTACCAGAAGCCGAAGGCCGTCCCCGACAGGTTGATCGCGACGATGGCCCACGCGTACCGAAGTGCGAGCTCCTCGATCCGGGAAGGTAGCGGCGCGAGCCAGTAGGGGAGGGCCGACCCGGTCATCGTTCCGATGGGAGAGGGACCGACCCAAAGAGGTGCCGGTTCGGTCCCGCGACCGCACCGGTTTAGGCCGCCGGGGCCGGAGACTTACGCATGCGAGACCAGCGAGACCGCCTCCTCATGACGCCCGGCCCGACCGCGCTCCCCCCGGCGGTCCGGGAGGCGATGACCCGCCCGATCCACAACCCCGACGTCGAGTCCGAGTTCACCGAGCGCTATCGCGAGCTCCTCGGGAAGCTCGCGTCGGTCTATCGGACCGACGACGATCTCGTGATCCTCGCGGGCGAGGGGATGCTCGGACTGGAGGCGAGCGTCTCCTCGCTGGTCGCACCCGGCGAGACGGTGCTCTGTCTCTCGAACGGACTCTTCGGCGCGGGCTTCGCCGACCTGGTCGAGACCCACGGCGGCGAGGCCGTCCTTCACGAGGTGCCCGGGAACGAGGGGTTCGACGTCGAGTCCGTAGAGGAGGCGATCGAGACTCACGAGCCCGCGGTGGCGACGATGGTCCACTGCGAGACGCCGACCGGCGTGTTGAACGATCTCGACGGCGTGCTCGCGGCGCTCGACGAGGCGGGCGTGCTCACGGTCGTCGACGCGGTCTCCTCGCTCGGAGGGACGCCGGTCCCCGAGGGGATCGACGTCTGTCTCGGAGCCTCACAGAAGTGTCTCAGTTCGCCACCGGGGCTCTCGCTGCTCTCGGTGAGCGACGCCGTCTGGACGAAGGTCGAGTCGACGGAGCAGGACTCCTTCTACGCGAGCCTCGAGCCCTGGCGCGAGCTCTCGTTCGACGACCCGCCTGCCGCGTTCCCCTACACCCACTCGGTGTCGAACGTCTACGCGCTGGAGGCATCGGTCGATCGCCTGCTCGAGGAGGGGCTCGAGAGCGCCTTCGAGCGCCACGAGGCGGCCGCCGCCCGGTGTCGCGAGCGCGGTCGAGAGATCGATCTCGAGCCGTTCGCGCCCGACGGACTGGCCTCGCCGACCGTGACGGCCCTCTCGGTCGAGGGTCGGGCCGAGGAGCTGCAGAAACGGGTCGCCGAGGACCACGGCGTCGTGCTCTCGACGGGACTCGGCGAGCACGCCGACGACCTCCTGCGCGTGGGTCACATGGGCTATAACGCCGATCTCGAGCGGGTCGATCGGACGATGGACGCGCTCTCGGACGCGCTCGACTGACTCGATTCGGTCCCCGCGATCGACGGCTCGATCCGGCAGTCGCGGTCGTCCCCGCTCGTGACCATTCCCACGTGCGCCAACAGCGAGCGGGCACGCCCCCGAGGAGAGCGGCCCGACGCCGAGCCCGGGATCGGTATCGCGATCGGCATCGGTATCGCGGCGGGGCTGGCGACCGACGACCTCGGGCCGTAGCTGGCGATGGGAGTCGCGACCGGATCGAGATCGAGGTGACGGCGCCACGGAGACGGCGACCCGGTCGTTTCGACGACCGTCGTTCGATAGACGGCGAGTTCTCGACCATCGACTCCGCCCATCCGGCCGTGTGGAGTCGTACTACCGACCCTTCACAGGAGCTCCGCGCCGCGGCCGACCCGCGTCTGGTAGGCGCGAGCCTCGACGTCGTGTTCCGCGAAGGCGTCGAGCATCGCGCTGGCGATCGAGCGCCGACCGGCGTTCCGGCAGGCCGCGATCACGGCCGGCCCGGCACCGCTGACGGTGACGCCGGTCGCGCCCGCGGCCAGCGCGTACTCGTGGACGGTGTCGTAGCCGTCGATCAGCGCCGCGCGTGCCGGCGTGACGATCTCGTCGGCCATCCCGCGCCCGACCAGCGCCGGATCGTCGCGACACATCCCCGCGGTGAGCGTCGCCGCCCGGCCGACGCAGTCGACGACCTCGCTCACCTCCGCCGAGTCCGGAACGACCCGCCGGGCGTCGCGCGTCGAGACCACGAGCTCGGGTAGACAGACCACCAGCGGGATCGAGGCGTCGATCTGCGTGACGCCGCCGTCGGTGGCGATGGTGAACCCGCCCATCAGCGCGGGGGCGACGTTGTCGGCGTGGGCCTCGCCGGAGACCAGCGCCTCGCCCTCGGCGGCGTAGGCCACGAGCGCCTCGCGGCCGTGATCGAGGTCGTAGAGCGCGTCGAGCGCGAGCGCGACCGCCGCGGAACTCGCCGCGGAGGAGCCGAGCCCCGAGGAGGGTCGCACGCCCTTGTCGATCCGGATGCGGGCGGATACGTCGAGCGCGTCGGCGACCGCGCCGGCGACGTTCTTCTCGGGGTCCTCGGGGATGTACTGGCTGCCCGCGCCGCTCATCTCGATCGACGTCTCGTCGGCGCGTTCGACCCGGACGATGTCGGCGGGCCGCGAGAGCGCCGCGCCGAACACGTCAAAGCCGCTCCCGAGGTTCGCGCTCGTCGCGGGCGCTCGCACGGTTATCATGCCCCTCGCTACCGGGAGGTCGGGCAAAAAGGTAGCGGAGACGCGTCTACTGCGTCTCTACGTCTCCGCGCCTACGCGTCGGCTTCGTCGTCCTCGCTGCCCACGCCCGGCGCGCTCGAGACGTCGATCTCCTCGGGTCTCTCGCCGCCGCCGACCCGGAGGTTGCCCTCCTCGTCCTCGACGTAGACGTCGTCGGCGAACCCGCCCTCCGCGTGGGGGTGCTCGGGCGCATCGAGGCGTTCGGGCGTCGAGGGTGCCTCGGGAATCCCGCCGGCGGGCCGAAAGCTTCCGAGCGGGTCGTCGATGGTGATCCCGTAGCGCTCGAAGAACTCCTCGTAGCGCTCGTAGTGGTCCTCGAGCTCGTCCGCGGGGATCTCCATCATCTCGGTCCAGCCGTGGTTGTAGAAGTCGAAGTTGGCCTGGACGTGGGTGATCTCGCGGGCGCCGGCCTCGTCGTAGCCGGACTGGAGGGCGGCGAGATAGGTGTCCATCGTCGCGTCGAAGAAGGCGTCGAGGTGCTCGCGGCGCTCCTCGCGGTGCTCGGCGTCGGCCTTCCCGAGGAAGATCCTCGTATGGAGCTTCACCAGCCCGTAGTTCGCGACCGACCGGATTCCGGGGGTCGAGAGCGCCTGCATCGCGGCCCAGTGGCGCGGGTTCTGTCGGATCTTCATGAGTTTCGGTAGGGTCGGGGGACTAATCAACGTCCCGCCGACTTCAGGAATAGCAACCGACTTTAACCCTCGAATCGAACCTCCCGGGCATGAGCCAGTCGTACGTGATCATCGGTGACGGGATCTCGGGGAGTTCCGCCGCCGAGACCCTCCGTGAGAAGGACCCCGACGCGGACATCACCATCGTATCGGACGAGGGTGAACCCCTCTACAACCGGATCCTGATCAAGGAGTTCGCGAAGGGGAAGCTGCCCGAGGCTCCCATCTCCATTCACGACGAGGACTGGTACGCGGACCGCGACATCCAGCTCAGACTCAACACGCACGTCCTCCGGATCGACCCCGACGACCACGTCGTCCGCACTCACGAGGGCGACGACATCCCCTACGACAAGCTGCTGGTCGCCACCGGCGGCACGCCCACCCAGCTCCCCGTCCCCAACTCCGACGCCGAGGGGATCCACCACTTCTGGACGTTCCAGGACGCCCGCAAGATCCGCGAACACGCGGAGGAGGCCGACACCGGCGTCGTCGTCGGCGCAGGCCTGCTCGGGATCGACCTCGCGGCGATCTCGGGCGCCCAGGACGTCGACGCTCACTACCTGATGCGGGGCAACCGCTGGTGGCGCTACGCCCTCTCGCTCGACGGCGCGGAGATCATCCACGAGGGACTGCGCGAGAAGGGCGTTACCCCCGTCTTCAACAGCGGCGTCGATCACTTCGAGGTCGACGACGAGGGCCACGTGACGGGCGCGGTCGATCCCAACGGCGAGCACTACGACGCGGACTTCGTCGGCATCGCCATCGGGCTTGACTTCAACACCGAGTACCTGCGTGGGGCCGGCCTCGAACAGGACGAGGGGATCGTCGTCGACGAGTACATGCAGACGAACGTCGACGACATCTACGCCTCCGGCGACCTCACGCGCTTTTACGACACCATCCTCGGAGAGTACGCCCAGAACGGCTCGTGGGGCTCGGCGAAGGAACAGGGCAAGGTCGCCGGGACCAACATGGCCGCCGACGCCGAGAGCGAGGCGTTCCGCTGGGTCTCCTCCTACTCGATCACGCACTTCGACTTCCCCTTCCTCTCCTTCGGCCATCCCACGATCGGCGACGAGTACGTCGAGCGCAAGTACAGCGACACCGAGTGGCGCCGGATCGCGCTCAAGGACGGCAAGGTGATCGGCGGCGTGCTGATCGGCGATCTGGCCCCCCAGACTCGACTGAAGAAGCTGATGCGCGAGGAGACGAGCGTCGAGGGACAGACCGACGTCCTGCTTGAGGAGGAGATCGACCTCGACGATCTGGCGGTCTCCCAGGAGCAGTAGACGGCCGGGCGTCCCTCGGATCACCGACTCCTCACCGAACGACCGTCACCGGCACGGGCGACCGTCGGACGACCCGTTCCGCGACGTTCCCGATCAGTACTCGCGACGTCCGCTTGCGTCCGTGGCTTCCCATCACGACCAGATCCGCGTCCGCGGCGTGTTCGACGATCACCCGCGAGGGCTGGCCCACCCCGACGACGGTGTCGATCTCCGTTCCGTGCGCGGCGGCCAGTTCGCGAGCGCGTTCGAAGACCCCCTCGGCGCGTTCCTCGACCGCCCGTGGGAAGTCCTCCTCTAAGGCGAGTCGAACCGCCTCACCCATGAACGGCGTCGGGGCGCCCACGACGTGTAGTACGGTGACCTCGGCGTCGGGGTACGTCTCGAGCGCGAACTCGAGGGCGTGTTCGGCCATCTCGGAGCCGCCCATCGGGACGAGGATTCGGGAGATCATCGGAGTGAATACGGCGCGAGCGTGCATAAAGGCCGATCGGTCGGGCACGCCCATCGTCCTCGTCGATACCGGGTAACGGAAGCGCCCGCCGTAAGGCAAGGGTCAAAGGACGTTGGCGGCGTCTCGCGGGTATGGTCGAGAACCGAAGCGACACCTTCGATATCGGCGGCGAACTGACGGTCCACCGGCTCGGGTTCGGCGCGATGCGGCTCACCGGCGACGACATCATCGGCCCGCCCGAGGACGAGGGCGAGGCCCGCAAGGTGCTCGAGCGCGCCCGCGAGATCGGCGTCGACTTCGTCGACACGGCCGACTCCTACGGCCCCTGCGTGAGCGAGCGCCTGATCGGCGAGACCTACGGCCCCGACTACGAGGACGTCGTCGTCGCCACCAAGGGCGGGCTCTGGCGCACGCTCGACGGCAGTTGGCCGCCGTGTGGCGATCCGCAGTACCTCCAGGACGCGCTGATGGGGAGCCTGGACCGACTCGGGGTGGACTCGATCGACCTCTACCAGTTCCACCGGCCCGATCCCGACACGCCGTTCGAGGAGTCGATCCAGCAGATGGCCGAGTTCAAGGACGAGGGCTACGTCGACCACGTCGGCGTGAGCAACGTCTCGGTCGAGCAGTTGGACACCGCACGCGACGTCGTCGAGATCGCGACCGTCCAGAACGAGTTCAACGTCGGCGACCGATCCGACGCGGACGTCCTCGAGGCCTGTGAGGACGCCGGCATCGGCTTCATCCCGTGGTCGCCGATCGGCTCGGGAGAGGACGACCTCGGCGAGAAGGCCGACGCGGTCTCGGAGATCGCCGAGGAGCACGACGCGAGCGATTCCCAGATCGCGCTCGCGTGGCTGCTCCAGCGCTCGCCGGTGATCCTCCCCATTCCGGGCACCTCGAGCGTCGACCATCTCGAGGAGAACGTCGCCGCCTCGGAGATCGAGCTCTCGGACGACGAGATGGAGCGACTCGAGTAAGTACGAACGAGCAGCGGCGGATCCGAAGCGGTTTTCGGCCGGGCCGGCCCACTGAGAGCATGAACGGCAGCGGCGACATGACCCTCGCGTTCGACCTGGCGGCGCTCCAGGCGCTCGCCGAGCCCGATCAGGTGTTCACCGACGCGCGCCAGTGGACCGAGTACGTGGGCGTCGTCAGCGAGAAGCCCACCTACGTCGTGACGAACTTCACGCGAAAACACCGGATCCGACAGGACTTCTTCTCCGGCCCGCGCGGGCGCGAGGAGAGCCTCGAGAGCGTCAAGGACCAGTTCGACACCGACCGGCACGTCTTCGTCGGCACGGGCGAGGAGGACCGAACGCTCGCCGAGTCGGTCGGCTGGGAGTACCTCCCGATCGAGGACGCCGCCGAGGCGGCGGGCTGGACGCTCGCCACGGACGCGGAACCGGCCGCCGAGCCCGCGACCGAGGAGCGCGACGACTGGCCGTGATCGGGTGCGTTTATTAACGGGTCGTCCCTCGATCCCGCTATGTCCCTGAACGTCTCGCGGGCGATCCGGGCGGCAGCCCATCGGACGGTCTCCCGGAACGGCGCGATCTTCGTGCTCGTCTTCGCGCTGCTCGGCACCCTCTCGACGGTCGTCACCGACAGTCTCCTCCTGTTCGTCGACTCGTTCGCCGGCGAGGTCGAGGGTGCACAGCCCGTCGACGTTCCGACTCCGCTCGGGCTCCCGCTGTCGGGATCGGTGATCGTCCTCCTGGGGCTGGCCTGGCTGCTCGCGAACGCCGCCGCGAGCGTCGTCGCCATGCGCGTACTCGTGAGCGAGCACGTCGATACGATCCCCGACGAGATGCTCTCACGGCGGCTCACGGGCGCGACGGTCAACGACGTGGCCGCCGAGGTCGTCGCCGCCGTGTTGATCGGAATCGGGCTGCTCCTCCTGGTCGTCCCCGGACTGTTCCTCGCGATCTGCTTCTACTTCAGCCGGCCGTTGATCGCCGTCGAGGACCGGAGCTTCGTCGACGCGCTGGCCGAGAGCTGGCGGCTCACGCGGGGCCATCGCCTCCGCGTGTTCGCGTTGCTCGTGATCGTCGCGCTCGTGGGGCTCGCGGTCTCGATCCCGGCGACGCTCGTCTCCGGGCTGTTCGCCGCCGCGCCCGCGGTCGGCGCGGTGATCGGGATCGTCCTCAGGGCGGTCACAACTGTCTTCGGACTCGCGGTCGTCGCGCGGGCGTTCGTCCAGCTTCACGAGGTCGGGGACGAACCCGCGGCGGACGAGGGTCGGCCGGACGAGGCCGACGAGTGGAACGACCCCGCGGGCGTCGAGTGGTGACCGATCCCGATCGGATCGGGGTGAACGCTCCACGCTCGAGTCGAGGGCGCGGAGTTTAACCGCTCGAACCCGCTATCGACGGTGATGGCAACACCGCGGGTTCCCGGCGAGCGCGACGACGACATCACGCTCCCCTGTGGCGAGTCGGTCTCGCTCGGGGAGCTCGACATGGGCATGCGCGAGTACGCCTGTTCGTGCGGCGAACGCCACGCCGTCGTGATGGACGTCCACCCGCCCGGTCGGTTCGTCCCCGAGGAGATCGTCGCCGTCCTCCGGGAGACCGTCGAGACCGACGACGATCACGGGGAGTTCGGCACGACCCATCTCATGGGCATCGTGCTGGAGGAGTTCCCCGACCAGGTCGTCGCGGAGGACGTCTCCGAGAACGGCCAGGTGGGCTACTCGCTGGTCTGGCTGACCGACTTCGATTCTCGAAGACTTCACGGGATCGTCGTCGAGCTGATCGTCGAGCTGATGGAGCACGCGATCAGCCACGCGGAGGACGACGACGCGGCCTCGTCGTTCGAGGAGCAGATGCTCGAGTTCGACGTCGACGCGTTCGTTGAGGCCTACCGCGTCGAGCGCGACTTCGAGGACGAGTACGACCGGCCGGCCTGATCGCTCGAGGACGACCCGCCGCCGGGAAAACGGTTTGTACGCGAACGATGAGGTAGGTACATGAGCACCGAGGACCGGTCACGCCAGCGCCACGAGGAGATCGAGGCGATCCTCGAGCGAAAGCCCGGCGTTCGGGAGGTCCGCGACGAGGCCGATCGCTACACGGTCGTCGGGGCGGCGAGCCGCGGCACGTACGCGAACTGGTTGACGCCGATCGAGGAACACTTCGTCTGTCACCGCAACGCGATCCCCGAGATCGATGACGACTCGTGGACGGTGACGTTCTCGGGCGGTCTCGCCGGCGAGGCCTCGGTGGCCGGCCTCGTCGAACGGTTCCCGACGGTCGCGGTCGCCCACACGATGGAGTGTGCGGGCAACGGTCGCGGCCAACACGACCCCGAGACGGCGAGCGTCCAGTGGGGATGGGAGGCCGCCGCCACCGCCGTCTGGACGGGCGTCCCGCTGAGTTCGGTGCTGCGGGCGTACGCCGATGACGTCCCCGAGGACGGCTGGCTGACCGCCATCGGCGGCGATCCCGACGAGGAGGGTGTCTTCGCCCGCTCGATCCCCGTCGAGAAGGCGACCGACGACTGCATCCTCGCCGTCGGCGTCAACGGCCGGCCGATCCCCGCCGAGCACGGCTATCCCGTACGTTTGCTCGTTCCGGGTTGGTACGGCGTCAACAGCGTGAAGTGGCTCGACGAACTGCGCCTCGCCGACTCGATGGTCACCGAGGGGTCGCTCGATCGTCCCGGTTCCCACGCGAGGTGGCAACAGGACGACTACCGAATCCATCCCGCGGGCGAGACGCCCGAACAGCGGGAGACGATCGGAACGTTCGACACGTGGGACCAACTCGAGTCGGAGGAGATCGACCACCCCTACACGTTCGACCAGAACGTCATGTCGCTGATCGGCGCACCCGACGGCGAGGAGCCGATCCGCGCCGGAGAAGTCGACGTCTGCGGCGTCGCGTGGGCGGGCGACGACGCCGTCGAACGGGTCGAGGTCTCGACTGACGGCGGCGAGACCTGGAGGGATGCGGAACGCTTCGGGCCCGACTACTCGGGCGCCTGGCGGCTCTTTCGGACCTCGTGGGACGCGACGCCGGGGACCCATACGCTCGTCTCGCGGGCGACCGACGAGCGCGGCCGGACCCAGCCGACGACGATCGGCTCGCCCGAGGAGGGGTTCGGCGCCCTCGATTCCGATCGGTACCCCTGGAACGAGGGCGGCTACGCGGCGAACGCCTCCCTTCCGAACGCGCTCACCGTCGAGGTCGAACCGTCCGAGTAGGCTTCGAATCTCGAAACCCCTCTTCGCTTTTCGCATCATATCGTACCCCTTATTACGATGTGCGAACTGGTTCGGGGTGATGACCGACGAGGACACGGTCGGCGAACCGTCGACCGCCGACGAGGAGAGAACGATCCTGTTGATCGGTAGCGGCCCCATCCAGATCGGCCAGGCCGCGGAGTTCGACTACTCCGGCGCGCAGGCCTGCCGAGCGCTCCAGGAGGAGGGGGCTCGAGTCGTCCTCGTCAACTCCAATCCGGCGACGATCATGACCGACCCGGAGATGGCCGACGAGGTCTACATCGAGCCGATCACGACCGAGGCGATCGCCGAGATCATTCGCAAGGAGAACCCCGACGGCGTGATCGCGGGCCTCGGCGGCCAGACCGGACTGAACGTCACCGCCGAGCTCGCCGAGGAGGGCGTCCTCTCGGAGTACGACGTCGAGATCATGGGGACGCCGCTCGACACCATCTACGCAACCGAGGACCGCGAGCAGTTCCGCCACCGGATGGAGGAGCTCGGCCAGCCCATCGCCCGGTCCCGTACCGTCGAGTCGATGGGCGAGGTCGAGGGAGCGGTCGAGGCCGTCGGCGGCCTGCCGGTGATCATGCGGACGACCTACACGCTCGGGGGCAGCGGCTCGGGCGTCGTCGACGACATGGACGAACTGAAGGACGCGGTCCGCAAGGGGCTCCGCCTCTCGCGCAACAACGAGGTGCTGATCACCGAGTCGATCGCCGGCTGGGTCGAACTCGAGTACGAGGTGATGCGCGACGCCGACGACTCGTGTATCATCATCTGCAACATGGAGAACATCGACCCGATGGGCATCCACACGGGGGAGTCGACCGTCGTCACCCCCTCTCAGGTGATCCCCGACGACGGCCACCAGGAGATGCGTACCGCA comes from the Halalkalicoccus sp. CG83 genome and includes:
- a CDS encoding DUF1405 domain-containing protein encodes the protein MTGSALPYWLAPLPSRIEELALRYAWAIVAINLSGTAFGFWYYRFQFAGTPLVMWPWVPDSPLATLFMALSLALWKLDRASELVNALAFYGNVKLGLWTPFVLLAFNDAFLAINSPPMYAFLVVSHLGMVVQAFLIHRYSEFSIPAIAAALAWYSFDLTVDYFVPIVGGPHHTALPFADPTAVEMVGNATAFQVAAFGATLLTIWITFLALATRAEKARFSAA
- the dnaG gene encoding DNA primase DnaG, yielding MTLNDTAKYLIHADIAVDGVVERSDVVGAIFGQTEGLLGDDLDIHDLQQSSKVGRIDVEVTSQGGRSAGEVTVATSMDKVETAVLGAALETIDRIGPCRSTVEVSRIEDVRAAARREVVDRARDLLSTAFDDTVMSSDELLESVRESVRVEDVTEYEGYPAGPRVAEGDAIIIVEGRSDVLQLLKYGIKNAVAVEGTDVPEAVADLTRERTATAFLDGDRGGELIMKELEQVAEIDAVAFAPPGRSVEDLSREEVFAALREKVPYAAISDASAPRQFVAATDGSAIPAPDAASSETREPSGAGSPDASDPDPIPAAAASDAEPPVEADSTAEPEADPDEPQTLHGHVQAVIDEETGTVRLLDDTFHEVASAPVSETFEAIAEADEPPYAVVIDGPLSQRVLDVAAQRGVEQVIARERGQFTKRPTSVRIRTADELRN
- a CDS encoding DUF6149 family protein codes for the protein MKIRQNPRHWAAMQALSTPGIRSVANYGLVKLHTRIFLGKADAEHREERREHLDAFFDATMDTYLAALQSGYDEAGAREITHVQANFDFYNHGWTEMMEIPADELEDHYERYEEFFERYGITIDDPLGSFRPAGGIPEAPSTPERLDAPEHPHAEGGFADDVYVEDEEGNLRVGGGERPEEIDVSSAPGVGSEDDEADA
- a CDS encoding pyridoxal-phosphate-dependent aminotransferase family protein — translated: MRDQRDRLLMTPGPTALPPAVREAMTRPIHNPDVESEFTERYRELLGKLASVYRTDDDLVILAGEGMLGLEASVSSLVAPGETVLCLSNGLFGAGFADLVETHGGEAVLHEVPGNEGFDVESVEEAIETHEPAVATMVHCETPTGVLNDLDGVLAALDEAGVLTVVDAVSSLGGTPVPEGIDVCLGASQKCLSSPPGLSLLSVSDAVWTKVESTEQDSFYASLEPWRELSFDDPPAAFPYTHSVSNVYALEASVDRLLEEGLESAFERHEAAAARCRERGREIDLEPFAPDGLASPTVTALSVEGRAEELQKRVAEDHGVVLSTGLGEHADDLLRVGHMGYNADLERVDRTMDALSDALD
- a CDS encoding homoserine kinase, whose amino-acid sequence is MITVRAPATSANLGSGFDVFGAALSRPADIVRVERADETSIEMSGAGSQYIPEDPEKNVAGAVADALDVSARIRIDKGVRPSSGLGSSAASSAAVALALDALYDLDHGREALVAYAAEGEALVSGEAHADNVAPALMGGFTIATDGGVTQIDASIPLVVCLPELVVSTRDARRVVPDSAEVSEVVDCVGRAATLTAGMCRDDPALVGRGMADEIVTPARAALIDGYDTVHEYALAAGATGVTVSGAGPAVIAACRNAGRRSIASAMLDAFAEHDVEARAYQTRVGRGAELL
- a CDS encoding DUF92 domain-containing protein, with amino-acid sequence MILRVRRAGAFALVGSLSLAAPLLGPATFAPFAVVGVLAAAVVDDGPLFELFARPGDREDRTLYGLAGFAFAATGLALLVSFGLPVELFAAAICLLAYGNLAEQAVRTRSDDDLATTVGFTAGAFLAGLGAQLVVTPFANGFVPASAAYLAACGALIAALLRTVLYRRDDPLVMLTAGLVLWLFAGLGVATTPVEIAVAIAVTALLGYVSYALGTASIPGMVTGMLLALVTIVLGGYAWFVLLIAFFAIGGLSSKFRYERKRERGVAEDNEGARGSGNVLGNSAVALLAVIGYAATPEAVALPSALFLFAFVGAVATAMADTLSSEIGGVYDRPRLITTLKPVAPGTDGGVTWQGEVAGLTGALVVALPTWLLFEAVGPFGATAVVLAGVAGMTADSLLGATVENRWLDNQGVNFLATFVGAVVCVSVALAFGLLA